The following are encoded together in the Salvia hispanica cultivar TCC Black 2014 chromosome 6, UniMelb_Shisp_WGS_1.0, whole genome shotgun sequence genome:
- the LOC125195265 gene encoding uncharacterized protein LOC125195265: MNIFLPTAYPSSSLLFFTSLHTISQSHSLLFTIPSAKQSKTQMPSSAAETLLSISLLLDRLLPASLSVSSFSSRWQIIRSKLASAKSLLSEISDSPHWSDNPLLLTLLPSLLSTLLRTQTLSHHCSLPSFSGGKLLMQSDLDMASAWLSRHTNDLDLLLRSGVLHQSTAIVLSRPDPNHDLAFFVTDLFTRLQIGALHFKLKALDSLIHLLSDHHNSSAAAVVAKEGNISCLISLLDLNAHFSIRELAVVAVSLIVSAGDLPRKCVFEEGALGPLLRIIECGTMPMKESAAMAVEFITDDPDNAWAVSAYGGVAILVELLKSGSIIAQSHAAGAIRNISGVEDIRIALAEEGAIPILMQLLISGSQSTQGKVANCISILASTDEKFRGLLLEDKGLHRLLQLFCGCSNSETMEHVLRSIYSLSVSDSGYRMLSGSTAFIIQIAELVKHGNVMLQHISASLLANLAISDGNKRAIAGSMGSLVKLMESVKPDGMQEVGAKALLSLLTVNSNKKEFVKDEKSLMRLVQMLDPRNEVVSKKFPVAVAAALVAGGSQGCRRRLVAAGAHGHVQRLAEMDVPGAKKALQRLSANRLTSIFTRAWRD, translated from the exons ATGAATATCTTTTTG ccGACCGCCTACCCCTCCTCTTCCCTCCTTTTTTTTACCAGTCTCCACACCATTTCCCAATCCCATTCTCTCCTTTTCACAATTCCCTCCGCCAAGCAAAGCAAAACACAGATgccctcctccgccgccgaaACCCTCCTCTCCATCTCCCTCCTCCTCGACCGCCTCCTCCCCGCCTCCCTCTCCGtctcctccttctcctccCGCTGGCAAATCATCCGCTCCAAACTCGCCTCCGCCAAATCCCTCCTCTCCGAAATCTCCGACTCCCCCCACTGGTCCGACAACCCCCTCCTCCTCACCCTCCTCCCCTCCCTCCTCTCCACCCTCCTCCGCACCCAAACCCTCTCCCACCACTGCTCCCTCCCCTCCTTCTCCGGCGGCAAGCTCCTCATGCAGTCCGACCTCGACATGGCCTCCGCCTGGCTCTCCCGCCACACCAACGACCTCGACCTCCTCCTCCGCTCCGGCGTCCTCCACCAGTCCACCGCCATCGTCCTCTCCCGCCCCGACCCCAACCACGACCTCGCCTTCTTCGTCACAGACCTCTTCACCAGGCTCCAGATCGGCGCCCTCCACTTTAAACTCAAGGCTCTCGATTCGCTCATTCACCTCCTCTCCGACCACCACaactcctccgccgccgccgtcgtcGCCAAAGAGGGGAACATCTCCTGCTTGATTTCTCTCCTCGATTTGAACGCTCATTTCTCCATTCGAGAGCTCGCCGTCGTCGCCGTCTCCCTCATCGTCTCCGCCGGCGATTTGCCCAGGAAGTGCGTGTTCGAGGAAGGGGCTTTAGGTCCCCTCCTCAGGATAATCGAATGCGGCACAATGCCGATGAAGGAAAGCGCTGCTATGGCGGTCGAATTCATCACCGACGACCCTGACAACGCGTGGGCGGTTTCCGCCTACGGCGGCGTCGCCATTCTCGTTGAATTGTTGAAATCCGGCTCGATTATAGCTCAATCACACGCCGCGGGTGCAATTCGGAACATTTCCGGCGTTGAGGATATCCGAATTGCTTTGGCGGAAGAAGGCGCAATCCCTATTTTAATGCAATTGCTCATTTCCGGTAGCCAATCGACGCAGGGGAAAGTCGCTAATTGCATTTCAATCCTCGCCTCTACCGATGAGAAATTCAGAGGGCTTTTGTTGGAGGACAAAGGATTGCATCGATTACTGCAGCTCTTCTGCGGTTGCTCCAACTCTGAAACAATGGAGCACGTTTTACGCTCGATTTACTCCCTCTCCGTCTCCGATTCCGGCTACAGAATGCTCTCCGGTTCGACGGCCTTCATCATACAGATCGCGGAGCTCGTGAAGCACGGCAATGTGATGCTGCAGCACATCTCAGCCTCGTTGCTCGCGAATTTGGCCATCAGCGACGGCAACAAGAGGGCAATCGCCGGAAGCATGGGATCACTCGTGAAATTGATGGAGTCGGTGAAGCCGGACGGGATGCAGGAGGTCGGGGCGAAGGCGCTGCTGTCGTTGCTGACGGTGAATTCGAATAAGAAGGAGTTCGTTAAGGATGAGAAGAGCTTGATGAGGCTGGTGCAGATGTTGGATCCGAGAAATGAGGTTGTGTCGAAGAAGTTTCCTGTCGCGGTGGCGGCGGCCCTTGTGGCTGGAGGGAGCCAGGGGTGCCGGAGGAGGCTTGTGGCTGCAGGGGCTCACGGGCACGTGCAGAGGCTCGCGGAGATGGACGTGCCCGGGGCAAAGAAGGCGCTGCAGAGACTCTCTGCGAATAGGCTAACCAGTATCTTTACTAGGGCTTGGCGGGACTGA
- the LOC125193914 gene encoding plant UBX domain-containing protein 4-like: protein MANQSPEFAGDATLDGHPHISLINAFCEITACPSKSEALFFLESHNFEVDAAVSTYLDDANPVEPYSPSESLSPSPSRSRSPSPPPASRSAAKSGVGVGSSAAGGAGAGAGGRIRTLADLNKNPTNEESDSDPDFDPQEYYTGGEKSGMLVRGPPKPNDVDAIFNQARQSGGVEAAAEHILPSLSSRSFAGTGRLLSGEVSSATPEPSLPQTVVTHNITFWRNGFTIDDGPLRRFDDPANASFLESIAKSECPRELAPADKRNAVHANLTRREEDYKEPPKKSLPFQGVGRTLGGTSDTAAPMEASSIHTVLTAAPTPSPGLVVDQAQPSTSIQLRLADGTRMVSRFNNHHTIRDIRGFIDASRPDGPRTYQLQSMGFPPKQLIDLDQTIDETGIANSVVIQKL from the exons ATGGCGAATCAGTCGCCGGAATTCGCCGGAGATGCAACTCTCGACGGCCACCCTCATATTTCCCTAATCAACGCCTTCTGCGAGATCACCGCCTGCCCTTCCAAATCCGAAGCCCTATTTTTCCTCGAATCGCACAATTTCGAAGTGGACGCCGCGGTCTCCACCTACCTAGACGACGCCAACCCCGTCGAGCCTTATTCACCTTCGGAGTCGCTGTCGCCGTCTCCTTCCCGGTCGCGATCCCCATCTCCGCCGCCTGCTTCCCGCTCCGCCGCTAAAAGTGGCGTTGGAGTTGGTAGTTCCGCTGCTGGAGGCGCTGGCGCTGGCGCTGGCGGCCGAATTAGGACTCTCGCTGATCTCAATAAGAATCCTACAAATGAGGAGTCTGATAGTGATCCTGATTTTGATCCTCAGGAATACTACACTGGCGGAGAAAAGAG TGGAATGCTTGTTCGTGGTCCACCTAAGCCGAATGATGTGGATGCCATATTCAATCAAGCAAGACAGTCAGGAGGTGTAGAAGCAGCAGCTGAACATATCTTGCCTTCTTTGAGCTCAAGAAGCTTTGCTGGGACGGGAAGGTTACTCTCCGGGGAGGTTTCTTCTGCTACCCCTGAGCCTAGCCTGCCTCAAACTGTTGTTACCCACAACATCACTTTTTGGAGAAATGGATTCACAATTGATGATGGGCCTCTGAGGAGGTTTGATGACCCTGCAAACGCCTCCTTCTTAGAG AGCATTGCAAAGTCCGAGTGCCCAAGGGAGCTTGCACCGGCAGATAAGAGGAATGCTGTTCATGCTAATCTTACAAGGAGGGAGGAAGACTACAAG GAGCCACCAAAAAAGAGTCTTCCCTTCCAAGGAGTTGGAAGAACTCTAGGTGGCACCAGTGACACAGCAGCGCCAATGGAAGCGAGCAGCATTCATACTGTGCTGACTGCTGCTCCCACACCATCCCCTGGTCTGGTTGTTGATCAGGCGCAGCCTTCCACATCTATCCAGCTGAGGCTGGCAGATGGGACACGCATGGTTTCACGCTTCAACAACCACCACACGATCAGAGATATCCGAGGCTTCATTGATGCATCGCGGCCTGATGGACCAAGGACTTATCAGCTGCAATCCATGGGTTTCCCTCCCAAACAGCTCATTGATCTGGACCAGACGATAGACGAAACCGGAATTGCAAATTCGGTTGTGATCCAGAAACTATAG
- the LOC125193915 gene encoding uncharacterized protein At4g08330, chloroplastic-like, translating into MSFGSDDLEAAPPLQLSSSDSYSHVSYSCGSCGYELNLNSCNRNISMIDSEYGKSMKRGVISFFSVDESRFTQINKHRWLPYLPSWRLFQRPTKLLCRGCRSYIGTARNVEDGISSSPYQLVKQGSMTWDGISARRMYEIKIRSLRPVAFTLSDELDSKFEEFHDHTSSTVQLVD; encoded by the exons ATGAGCTTCGGCAGCGACGATCTAGAGGCTGCTCCGCCACTGCAACTGTCATCATCTGATTCCTACTCTCATGTGTCTTACAG TTGTGGCTCGTGTGGGTACGAACTGAACCTCAACTCTTGCAACCGCAACATATCAATGATCGATTCAGAGTACGGCAAGTCGATGAAGCGAGGGGTCATATCCTTCTTCTCTGTTGATGAGAGCCGATTCACACAGATAAACAAGCACCGATGGCTACCCTACTTGCCTTCATGGAGGCTATTTCAACGACCAACCAAGCTGTTATGTAGGGGTTGTCGGAGCTACATTGGCACGGCGCGGAATGTGGAGGATGGCATTTCTTCCTCTCCGTATCAACTGGTAAAGCAAGGCTCAATGACTTGGGATGGGATCTCTGCTCGTAGGATGTACGAGATCAAGATACGTTCTCTGAGACCCGTGGCATTTACTCTCAGTGATGAATTGGActcaaaatttgaagaattcCATGATCATACAAGCTCAACTGTTCAATTGGTTGATTAA
- the LOC125192565 gene encoding chromatin remodeling protein EBS-like isoform X2: protein MAKTKPGKKDVDSYTIKGTNKVVRPGDCVLMRPPDTDRPPYVARVEKIEADHRSNMKVRVRWYYRPEESIGGRRQFHSSKELFLSDHYDVQSAHTIEGKCIVHTFKNYTKLENVGTNDYFCRFEYKAATGSFTPDRVAVYCKCEMPYNPDDLMVQCEGCKDWFHPSCMGMTIEEAKKLDQFMCLDCSSDDDTKRSLNSFPVSPAAETK, encoded by the exons ATGGCGAAGACGAAGCCGGGGAAAAAAGACGTTGATTCCTACACTATAAAAGGCACCAACAAAGTTGTCAGAC CTGGAGATTGTGTGTTGATGAGACCGCCTGATACGGACAGGCCACCATATGTGGCACGAGTCGAAAAGATTGAGGCTGACCACAGGAGTAACATGAAAGTGCGGGTGAGGTGGTACTACCGCCCTGAGGAATCAATTGGAGGCCGTAGGCAGTTCCACAGTTCCAAGGAGCTATTCTTGTCGGACCACTACGATGTACAAAGTGCTCACACCATTGAAGGAAAGTGCATTGTGCATACGTTTAAGAACTACACCAAGCTAGAGAATGTGGGGACGAATGATTACTTTTGCAGATTTGAGTATAAGGCTGCTACTGGAAGCTTCACTCCCGACCGTGTTGCTGT ATATTGCAAGTGTGAGATGCCTTATAATCCAGACGATCTCATGGTGCAATGTGAAGGATGTAAAGACTG GTTTCATCCTTCTTGTATGGGCATGACTATTGAAGAGGCAAAGAAGCTGGATCAGTTCATGTGCTTGGATTGTTCATCCGACGATGATACCAAAAGGTCTTTGAACTCATTTCCTGTATCACCAGCTGCTGAGACAAAG TAG
- the LOC125192565 gene encoding chromatin remodeling protein EBS-like isoform X1, whose product MAKTKPGKKDVDSYTIKGTNKVVRPGDCVLMRPPDTDRPPYVARVEKIEADHRSNMKVRVRWYYRPEESIGGRRQFHSSKELFLSDHYDVQSAHTIEGKCIVHTFKNYTKLENVGTNDYFCRFEYKAATGSFTPDRVAVYCKCEMPYNPDDLMVQCEGCKDWFHPSCMGMTIEEAKKLDQFMCLDCSSDDDTKRSLNSFPVSPAAETKVEAKRRKR is encoded by the exons ATGGCGAAGACGAAGCCGGGGAAAAAAGACGTTGATTCCTACACTATAAAAGGCACCAACAAAGTTGTCAGAC CTGGAGATTGTGTGTTGATGAGACCGCCTGATACGGACAGGCCACCATATGTGGCACGAGTCGAAAAGATTGAGGCTGACCACAGGAGTAACATGAAAGTGCGGGTGAGGTGGTACTACCGCCCTGAGGAATCAATTGGAGGCCGTAGGCAGTTCCACAGTTCCAAGGAGCTATTCTTGTCGGACCACTACGATGTACAAAGTGCTCACACCATTGAAGGAAAGTGCATTGTGCATACGTTTAAGAACTACACCAAGCTAGAGAATGTGGGGACGAATGATTACTTTTGCAGATTTGAGTATAAGGCTGCTACTGGAAGCTTCACTCCCGACCGTGTTGCTGT ATATTGCAAGTGTGAGATGCCTTATAATCCAGACGATCTCATGGTGCAATGTGAAGGATGTAAAGACTG GTTTCATCCTTCTTGTATGGGCATGACTATTGAAGAGGCAAAGAAGCTGGATCAGTTCATGTGCTTGGATTGTTCATCCGACGATGATACCAAAAGGTCTTTGAACTCATTTCCTGTATCACCAGCTGCTGAGACAAAG GTGGAGGCGAAGCGAAGAAAGAGGTGA
- the LOC125192565 gene encoding chromatin remodeling protein EBS-like isoform X3 yields MRPPDTDRPPYVARVEKIEADHRSNMKVRVRWYYRPEESIGGRRQFHSSKELFLSDHYDVQSAHTIEGKCIVHTFKNYTKLENVGTNDYFCRFEYKAATGSFTPDRVAVYCKCEMPYNPDDLMVQCEGCKDWFHPSCMGMTIEEAKKLDQFMCLDCSSDDDTKRSLNSFPVSPAAETKVEAKRRKR; encoded by the exons ATGAGACCGCCTGATACGGACAGGCCACCATATGTGGCACGAGTCGAAAAGATTGAGGCTGACCACAGGAGTAACATGAAAGTGCGGGTGAGGTGGTACTACCGCCCTGAGGAATCAATTGGAGGCCGTAGGCAGTTCCACAGTTCCAAGGAGCTATTCTTGTCGGACCACTACGATGTACAAAGTGCTCACACCATTGAAGGAAAGTGCATTGTGCATACGTTTAAGAACTACACCAAGCTAGAGAATGTGGGGACGAATGATTACTTTTGCAGATTTGAGTATAAGGCTGCTACTGGAAGCTTCACTCCCGACCGTGTTGCTGT ATATTGCAAGTGTGAGATGCCTTATAATCCAGACGATCTCATGGTGCAATGTGAAGGATGTAAAGACTG GTTTCATCCTTCTTGTATGGGCATGACTATTGAAGAGGCAAAGAAGCTGGATCAGTTCATGTGCTTGGATTGTTCATCCGACGATGATACCAAAAGGTCTTTGAACTCATTTCCTGTATCACCAGCTGCTGAGACAAAG GTGGAGGCGAAGCGAAGAAAGAGGTGA
- the LOC125196694 gene encoding uncharacterized protein LOC125196694, translating into MMVVQVRNGGWPFAAPSPLPKPRRFQLLAQASIPSTTQRIMEKLPMSGEVGGAGGAYSYNALKRLDNLWTSICSASSVVQEPQQVVSSVPGRFRESEMSEKCGDVFDVVVCGGTLGVFIAAALSSRSLRVGIVEKGILKGREQEWNISRKELLELAEVGVLTEDDIDCVVAASFNPNRCGFEGKGEIWVDDILNLGISPAKLIEIARKRFEFLGGVVLEGCSVSNISIYEDASVLQLSDGRILSSRLIIDAMGNFSPVVRQIRRGRKPDGVCLVVGSCCRGFKENTMSDVIFSSASAKSVGKSVAQYFWEAFPAGSGPLDRTTYMFTYLNPEPGSPLLEELLEDYWELMPKYQNVSLDDLEVLRVIYGIFPTYCDSPLPAAFDRVLQFGDASGIQSPVSFGGFGSLTRHLGRLSAGIHEAINNDLLDSKSLSLLNPYMPNLSSSWLFQRAMSAKRHSNVSPTFINELLYVNFACMEKLGDPVLRPFLQDVIQFGPLVKTLGLVMLSRPQILPSIFEQVGIPVLLDWLGHFVMLGSYTFLSSYADPLIRPLLKRFPARMRYEWNQKLEAWKYGSGLDYEN; encoded by the exons ATGATGGTGGTGCAGGTGAGAAATGGAGGCTGGCCTTTTGCAGCTCCTTCTCCGCTCCCAAAACCTAGGAGATTTCAGCTACTGGCTCAAGCTTCTATTCCTTCAACAACCCAa aGGATAATGGAGAAATTGCCAATGAGTGGGGAAGTTGGTGGTGCTGGCGGTGCATATTCATACAATGCTTTAAAAAGATTGGATAATTTGTGGACTAGCATTTGCTCTGCTTCATCAG tTGTGCAAGAACCTCAGCAAGTAGTTTCCAGTGTTCCTGGTCGGTTTCGAGAATCAGAGATGTCTGAGAAGTGTGGTGATGTGTTTGATGTGGTGGTTTGTGGTGGTACATTGGGGGTTTTCATTGCTGCTGCTTTGAGCTCTAGAAGCCTTCGTGTTGGGATTGTCGAGAAGGGTATACTCAAAGGG AGAGAGCAAGAATGGAATATATCCAGAAAAGAGCTTTTGGAACTTGCTGAAGTCGGTGTTCTAACAGAAGACGACATTGATTGTGTTGTTGCAGCTAGTTTCAATCCC AACAGATGTGGATTCGAAGGGAAAGGCGAGATTTGGGTTGATGACATTCTCAATCTTGGTATTTC gCCTGCCAAGCTCATAGAAATCGCAAGAAAACGGTTTGAATTCCTTGGTGGTGTCGTATTGGAGGGTTGCAGTGTATCGAACATATCAATCTACGAGGATGCATCT GTGTTACAACTATCGGATGGAAGGATTTTATCTTCACGTCTCATTATTGATGCAATGGGAAATTTTTCTCCTGTTGTTAGACAA ATTAGACGAGGAAGGAAGCCGGATGGCGTCTGCCTAGTGGTTGGCTCTTGTTGCCGTGGTTTCAAAGAGAACACCATGAGTGACGTCATATTCAGCAGTGCTTCAGCGAAGAGTGTTGGAAAGTCAGTAGCACAGTACTTCTGGGAG GCGTTTCCTGCTGGCTCGGGGCCTCTTGATCGAACCACGTATATGTTCACCTACCTCAACCCAGAACCCGGATCTCCCCTGCTGGAAGAACTGCTCGAAGATTACTGGGAACTGATGCCAAAGTATCAA AATGTATCTCTTGACGATCTAGAGGTCTTGAGGGTGATATACGGCATTTTTCCTACTTATTGTGACAG CCCGTTGCCAGCTGCTTTTGATCGCGTTCTACAG TTTGGGGATGCAAGCGGCATACAGTCCCCCGTTTCGTTTGGAGGCTTCGGGAGCTTGACAAGGCACCTCGGAAGATTATCAGCAG GTATACATGAAGCAATCAACAATGATCTTCTTGATTCCAAGAGCTTATCGTTGCTAAATCCATACATG CCAAACTTGAGCTCGTCGTGGCTGTTTCAAAGAGCCATGTCCGCGAAAAGGCACTCCAATGTTTCGCCTACTTTCATAAACGAGCTTCTTTATGTCAATTTCGCGTGCATGGAG AAGCTAGGAGATCCGGTGCTTAGACCGTTTCTTCAG GATGTCATACAATTTGGCCCTCTTGTCAAGACATTAGGCCTAGTGATGCTATCTCGACCTCAAATCTTGCCATCGATTTTTGAGCAG GTTGGAATACCAGTGCTTCTTGACTGGTTGGGACACTTTGTGATGCTTGGATCCTACACATTCCTCTCTTCTTACGCCGACCCCTTGATTAG GCCATTGTTGAAGAGATTTCCAGCAAGAATGAGATATGAATGGAATCAGAAGCTTGAGGCTTGGAAGTATGGATCTGGTCtagattatgaaaattaa
- the LOC125193348 gene encoding ribonuclease 3-like protein 3 has translation MSSLWEALFLPAKRLRIYGNILCNYLKSINGRKLDLSLVQVESETKSLQNLKEVERIIGYRFNNRSLLYEAFTHPSYQQGCISYERLEYIGDSVLNFLITKEQFSKYPDLAPGSLSPLRAANVDTEKLARVAVKHNFHRYIRFGAKIYTKRIQTFINALPKYPLHSHGLIHTPKVLADVVESTIGAVYVDSNYSIDTTWEVASDLIQPIITPRMLEKHPVKKLYEICQQHKLEVKLVDQWSRDGTYKVYVDGKLRGTGTSHAKKEVALSRAANAAYNEVLLNLSPKT, from the exons ATGTCTTCGTTGTGGGAAGCTCTATTTCTTCCTGCCAAGCGCCTCCGTATATACG gaaatattttatgtaattatctGAAGAGCATCAATGGCAGGAAATTAGACCTATCACTGGTTCAAGTTGAGTCAGAAACTAAGTCACTACAGAATCTTAAAGAAGTTGAGAGAATAATAGGATATAGATTTAACAACCGTAGCTTACTATACGAAGCGTTTACCCATCCATCCTACCAGCAGGGTTGCATTTCATATGAACGGCTCGAGTATATTGGTGACTCGGTGCTTAATTTTTTGATAACTAAGGAACAGTTTTCCAAGTACCCGGATCTTGCACCGGGATCGTTGTCCCCACTTCGAGCTGCCAATGTTGATACGGAGAAGCTTGCACGGGTGGCTGTCAAGCATAACTTTCACAGATACATCCGTTTTGGCGCTAAAATCTACACCAAGAGG ATTCAGACATTTATCAATGCTCTTCCTAAATATCCTTTGCATTCACATGGTTTGATTCATACCCCAAAAGTGCTTGCTGATGTTGTTGAATCAACTATTGGAGCTGTTTATGTTGACAgcaattattcaattgataCGACATGGGAG GTAGCCAGCGATCTAATACAACCCATAATAACCCCGAGAATGCTTGAAAAACACCCCGTGAAGAAGCTCTATGAGATCTGCCAACAACACAAGCTTGAAGTGAAACTAGTGGATCAATGGTCGAGAGATGGAACTTACAAAGTTTATGTCGACGGTAAACTTAGAGGGACAGGTACGTCCCACGCAAAGAAGGAAGTAGCACTGAGCAGAGCAGCAAATGCTGCTTATAACGAAGTTTTACTCAATCTGAGCccaaaaacttaa
- the LOC125192105 gene encoding uncharacterized protein LOC125192105, whose amino-acid sequence MDFELRRAREKLEKEQRERKQRAKLKLDRERKVKQETVRQREAIEATQRQRRLDAAEAEFKANQLAEDSSLAGRGVVFSRILEAVPYQGIGDKIKLPPSCFTELSDQGAFDKGPLHFSLSLLHPEGAMHVDNGDEGASRMTHAGVLEFTVEEGFVALPQHCWSNLFPEEAPSSAAVEVRYIWLPKGTYAKLQSVEFGFSDIPNHKAVLETSLRHHATLTQGDVLLVNHGVLTYHLRVLELKPSSSISVLETDIEVYIIGPETVDNSNQYMLRPLSFGKPECGVVEEGKYMYYKFSLDDETWKRISSKDANILVNLETQTQDGDTDLYVSRHPLLFPTQHQHVWSSHDLGSKVLLIGAEDQNLGTGTYTVAVYGYKGTSKYEVSVNVEDVAGQLVGQHAASSTSSAEVDTAECRNCKRHIPSRTIALHEAYCSRHNTVCQHPSCGVVLRIKESERHVHCEKCSKAFQREEIEKHMKVFHEPLHCPCGIVLEKEQMVQHQSSNCPLRLITCRFCGDMVQAGRSAADARDRIRGLSEHESVCGSRTAPCDSCGRSVMLKDMDIHQIAVHPKN is encoded by the exons ATGGACTTCGAATTGAGGAGGGCAAGAGAGAAGCTGGAGAAGGAGCAGAGAGAGAGGAAACAGAGAGCGAAGCTCAAGTTAGATAGAGAGAGGAAGGTCAAGCAGGAAACCGTTCGCCAACGGGAAGCCATAGAAGCGACTCAGCGGCAACGCCGCCTCGATGCCGCCGAAGCTGAATTCAAG GCTAATCAGCTAGCAGAGGACAGCTCGCTTGCTGGTCGAGGAGTTGTTTTTTCTCGTATTTTAGAAGCCGTGCCTTATCAGGGTATTGGTGATAAGATCAAACTGCCTCCTTCCTGTTTCACAGAGCTCTCCGATCAAGGAGCCTTTGACAAAGGGCCGCTGCATTTCTCTCTATCATTGCTTCACCCTGAGGGTGCTATGCACGTTGATAATGGTGATGAAGGAGCGTCCAGGATGACACATGCTGGTGTCCTCGAGTTCACTGTTGAGGAAGGTTTTGTAGCACTTCCCCAGCACTGTTGGAGCAATCTATTCCCCGAAGAGGCTCCGAGCTCTGCTGCAGTCGAAGTACGTTACATTTGGCTTCCCAAAGGAACGTATGCGAAACTTCAATCTGTGGAATTTGGCTTTTCCGACATTCCTAATCACAAGGCAGTACTGGAGACGAGTCTTCGCCATCACGCGACTCTTACTCAAGGGGATGTTCTACTTGTCAATCACGGTGTGTTGACATACCATTTGCGTGTTCTCGAGCTGAAGCCTTCGTCGAGCATATCTGTTCTGGAAACGGATATTGAGGTCTACATCATAGGTCCGGAGACCGTGGATAACTCAAACCAGTATATGCTGAGGCCTCTCTCATTTGGAAAACCAGAGTGTGGAGTGGTTGAGGAAGGGAAGTACATGTATTATAAATTCTCCTTGGACGACGAGACTTGGAAAAGAATTTCTTCCAAGGATGCGAATATTTTGGTTAATCTTGAAACGCAGACACAAGACGGAGATACCGACTTGTATGTTTCTAGGCATCCCTTATTGTTCCCGACTCAGCACCAACATGTGTGGTCATCTCATGATTTGGGTTCAAAGGTGTTACTAATCGGGGCCGAGGATCAGAACTTGGGAACAGGTACCTATACCGTTGCTGTGTATGGCTACAAAGGGACGTCAAAGTACGAGGTCTCGGTGAATGTTGAAGATGTTGCTGGGCAGTTGGTGGGGCAGCACGCTGCATCTTCAACCTCGTCTGCTGAGGTAGACACTGCAGAGTGCAGAAACTGTAAACGGCATATCCCCTCAAGAACGATTGCTCTTCATGAAGCCTATTGTAGCAGGCATAATACCGTTTGCCAGCATCCCAGTTGTGGGGTTGTTTTGAGGATCAAGGAGAGTGAGAGGCACGTTCACTGTGAAAAATGTAGTAAAGCGTTTCAAAGGGAAGAGATTGAGAAACACATGAAAGTTTTCCACGAGCCACTTCATTGCCCTTGTGGGATTGTTCTCGAGAAGGAGCAAATG GTGCAGCACCAGTCCTCGAATTGCCCATTGCGCCTCATTACATGCCGGTTTTGTGGAGACATGGTTCAAGCTGGGAGGTCAGCTGCTGATGCCCGAGACCGTATTAGAGGATTATCAGAACATGAGAGTGTTTGTGGATCAAGAACTGCACCGTGCGATTCATGTGGACGATCCGTCATGCTCAAGGACATGGATATCCACCAAATCGCAGTCCATCCAAAGAACTAG